The Lasioglossum baleicum chromosome 18, iyLasBale1, whole genome shotgun sequence genomic sequence aatttcaaaattacaaaataattcgCAGCGTAAAGGGTTCAATTTTCTTGATTGGCTAAAACCTCTGTTATCCGAACCGATCCCCTCGGCTCACTTAAATTTCTGTAGCTTGGCGAACCGTATCGATACTTCGATGAGATTAAATCGATATACAGAGGAAAGTACCCAGTTTGAAATGTAGCTGAGCGTTTTTTGATAAACATTTGAATTTTCAAGAAAACATTGTCGAATCTGGCCAGTGTTTCAGTAAGAGTTAACTCTAAATTGTACATGATTTCCTATTTGACTCACGCCGAATAGCTTGCCGGCGAACAATTGAGTCTTGAGTCACGAAATTCCGTAGGATCTCTCTTACCCGAACTAGTCTCACGTCATTTAAATTGCTGTTCACGCTTTAATTCTGTCAATGCCTTGATGAAATCTAGTGAACATATACGAATAAAAGTATATAGTTTAACATGCACCAAAcgatttttccaaaaaaatatttcaattttatcgaGAAAAAATTTGTCAGAGTTGAACTCGGCTGAAACATCTCCAATACAATGCACCATTTACTCGTGTTTTGCCAACGGGCGTTGCAAAGGATGATTTAACATAATTTGTTTAttaaacaatataaataaactgggTCACTTGGGACACCAACTGTAACGATGAAGAGGGTTATATGGTATTTATTGCACGTTGTCTTCGCGTGTTTTTTGTTCGATAAGAATTGTTAAGCGAGAGATGAGGGCCttttgtaaaaattgtaaaagctGCTGTTCGGTCGGAAGAACACGCGAACGAAAATAATGAAAGAGAAACATTCCATCGACGTTCCTTCCAGGTAGCCGtgacctcctccttctcctttcTCATCGTCGGTATCAGGCTCCGTTATTTTCGCGTTGACTTCGACTCGACGCGAGTCTTCGGGAGACGCGATTGTCCTCGTGGTTCTTTCCAGTGGAAACACGGTATCGGACACGAGGAATGGGACGTCCGCGCAAACATCCCTCCGGTCGCTCCCTGATGTCGTTATTGTGGTCAAGTCTGACAGCTAATTCAATTATTCTAACAATTTTCTTGTTAATCcaaacgatttttattcgtTGATTCAAACATTGGCAACCTCACGATTTCCTTTTAACGCTATAAAGATGAATTTAtcataactttgtaaaaattaatttgtgaagaataatggaataaatttccttGTCCAAGTACCTTGAAAACCACGAACATTCGAAATAAATGTAGTCGTTGCCATTCTTATAAGGCAACATTGATTGGTCAAAAGgatcgttataaaaaaagtacataGATGTCCCCCAGGCTTCATTTAAGCAAATTCTAAATCTCAAAcaatattaccaattgttatatttttttaatgaaaaagagAATATTCTTTTACCGTATACTGGTCAAATcacgataaaaaaaattgttgattctTCCtgatatacactcctcaaaagaattaagggatcacttgtgcgaacccgaaaaattgctcccactttacgtgatcataactccgtcaaaaattgccgtatcgatatcgttaaacaatggtttgaaagcctgaaacctctagtgtCAGATGCTCTGttattttcaaattgttgctatgttggttttttacaaagttatagcgagatgaggACAACAAtgacggttaacaaaattttgtgcaactttgaaacatcacacggggagcaacaaatttttttgataaatcgcgttaatatcatttggaagggctatctttcctgtgtaaattgtgtggttgctgaatattgtgcgattttttttattcgagttattcaacattgaagtaaatatgggctttctaactttaactggcttcagaaagcgaaaaaattatcgtagaacctTGTGCAAAAAatcaatagaaagagcgtttctttcttttcaaggcactccttttagttttttcaatttcattaacatttcgatataccataaattattttccgcgcgtggtactggagaaaccacattttcttgaaattctacatgtttaacgaatttgctCAACGTTAGAAAACGTTCGttccataatctccctatttttctgatattctgcaaagtttcagctttaatttaaataaaatttcatcgctctacctcatttctatcgaaagttctttgacttTGAATCGAATTTGATCCAAATATTCAGAGATGACGGGCAGCCGTtatacgtggcgcgctaatttctgcgaagcactaacttcaaacacagctgccataggtaaaaaattgtcgcagcgagttcatggagtactcaatcgaatcggcagaatctctgcttcaatctaacgttcggatcatggtattacgatcatttctcgacGAGAttcagcgagttaaaggaaaattggaaattgtgcattttttaagcatattttcagaaacacctgataTATTGAAATgttgatgaaattgaaaaaacaaaaggagtgccttgaagagaaagaaatgcTCTTTCTACTgcatttttgcacaagattctacgataaattTTTCGCTTTCCGGAGCcagataaagttaaaaagccgatatttacttcaatgttgaataactcgaataaaaaaaatcgcacaatattcaacaaccacacaatttacacaggaaagatagcccttcagaatgatattaacgcgattgatcaaaaaaatttgttgctccccgtgcgATGTTCCACAGTTTCACAAAatgtttgttaaccgtcaatgttgtcttcgcAACGCATAGTAAATAAAAGTGGTCGAACTCGTATCGCGTATGCGTCCGATTGATAAAACGATCGACGAGTGACGGAAGGCAAAGGGATTCTAATGGGGAGAGAGAAGAAAGGTATGCCGGTATAGGTGTTTACCAGAATATTTACGAGGAGTTGATTCCGTGGACGCGACCCCCATCCCATAGGGCCCTGTTCGGGTGCACACGTGTCGGTGGTTGGATTCGGGCGCGCCTGAGCCCGTGTGCGTACGGTTTTGTGCGTGTATTCCGCGTGCTTGCGACGAGACGTGGCAACGCAGGTTGGAATGCAGTTTAGGAACGCgagagtcgcccacgaggccagttcCCCTCCCCTTCCGAAGGCCTCCTTACAGGAAGAAACCGAGGCCGAGGGGAAGCTCGCGGCTACCAGGAAGGAACTCGTTGGAATTCCCTTAACTCGCCTTCTTTATTTTCGTCTACGACTATGCACGCCTCGCCTCTCCTCTCCACCACCTCTCCGCCTCACCGCCTCTCCGCCTCTCCGCTCTACACCCCACTCACCTCTTTCGCCGAAAAAATGTATACGCGCATTTGATTCACAATTCGTTATTTATTATTCTGGAAGTTGAGCATAAGTGTATCCTATCGATAGCGTAATTGATACTCTGTTAGCATAATTTGCACGCCATCGATATTTCTTGTTGTTGTTTTATTTGTTTCGTGGTGGCTGGCTTACACACATTTTCTATCTACGCGATTGTCCCTTGTTATAAGACACAagtgaacaatttttttaaacagtgcGCTTATCGCCGAAATGCCAAACTATTTGTACTGACCTTTGAACACTGCTTATGTATAATGCTCGTACTGAATTCACCGCGAATAAAAATGGCCTCCCCAATTCCCACTGTTAAGCATTGCTGCGCTGAAAAGAACAAAACTGGTTAGAATGTGAATTTTAGAAATCTTCAAATTATTTAGAACGATttgaattataaatatgtttcttctatcgatcgtattgctgttaataaattgttaaatgctttcggcgcaacggttcgatcgtttattacgaattgtaaagcaattttgctaattgtcaaacaaaatcaacctTTCGATACCATTTCGGATCCttgtcaagatttatttgaatcgcgtctgcaaagtaaatatgttataataattttcaaaaactattgaatgattgaatataaggaatattgttcatgctttataattcgtaataaacgatcgaaccgttgcgctgaaagcatttaacaatgatttgaattattttgaaaaattagtcCATCTGCTTCAAAGCTATAGCTGCTTTATGCATCATCAGGGTCCCCAACCTTTCACAGAACAGTCCAACAAACGGCGCCTAAtacgaataaaaatatatataaaaaagaaacttcttcaaaaccacgcttatattgaaatgcactaaaaaggaaaaaataatttttgtcctGGTTCTCccgaaaatttaatataaatttaaaccgagagacgtctcttgatggagtcagaaattgtccgaaatcaACGGAACATCACAACCACaccgagctccttcggtgcgaagtgggtcaatggagtggggatgagtcggaatgggaacgcgtagtggagtagggagcgctgacgcgcggagtggggatcgctgaacgcgatcacgtactaccaagCGTCGCCCCgacgaggtgtaacggttaatattaaaattttctttttttcccagacgtatagttttttttttaatttattttttaatattgcattgtcatccagttctgagctatgttctacgtttcaagtctctagctcgtcgggaagtggtttaaaattcgattacaagatttgacgcatacaacaacgacaacatggacacggcaagctaatataagcgtggtaaaaagaatcATAGCCTCCAACAGCTACGCTAATTGACGTAAATGTAGGTGTAAACGTACATATCCATTGCGTCCCTCTTCGGCGAAACAAGACGACAAGAAAGtacgaaagaaagaaacgaaaaagAGAAAATTAATTGTATATCTCGAGTACATCGGAGGGAGCGCATTCCTCGATCTCCTTCCTGTGTATTTTTCAGTTGATCCCTCGAATTCTAGTCCGTCCATCTCTCCCCTCTCTCCAtcctttttttttatcataCTCCCGACATCCGGAGAATCGACGAGCTCGAGGTTAAGGTGGGACGATAAGCCGGTGAAAAATGGAAAACCTGTTCCTCTTCCTGTCTTGGGATGAGACGGTGGTCATTACATGCTCGAGTGCGCACGGAGGTCTCTCGAATATAGGTACCTGCCACTGGCCGTAAGTATCGCGAGAGACTGTCCGAGAAAAACCTCGAGTCGACCGGAAGCTGGCATCCCGATAGGCTGCCTTATATGTATAGCGAACCGTGCGCGCCTGTACTTTTTGAATCATGCCCTAGCCGCAAAAACACCCGGGCCTCGCCCAGCGACTTCTTCCGCTGTTGGAGAATCCGTCGACATCCGCGGAATCCTAATAATTATCCTCATTTCGCCTGGATACCCGGAAAATGGAAGGTGACTCGTGGCGATATTTACTCAGCGTTTTTGTCCTCGGGATGTTATTCGGCAGACATTTTTGTTGCAATTGTTCAGATTAAATCGCTGCCACCTTACAGGCTATCCGAATTTAGACCAGCGTTTAGGTTAGACCTATCCTATAAATCACAGTTAAGCGGCCCCTAgacgttcaataatattgtcaatgtagATTGTTGGTGTGTTAGTTCCACTAGTAATACAGTACACTTAGTTCCACTAGTAATACAGACAGTACTTTTCTTgataatcaattaataattctgATAATTGCTAATCAAATGATAGTATCACTAACTCTTGAAATAGTTATTTTTCGAACCGCGTGCCTACAC encodes the following:
- the LOC143218028 gene encoding uncharacterized protein LOC143218028 isoform X6, producing MLRCSRYPSAQQCLTVGIGEAIFIRGEFSTSIIHKQCSKDEFFEKERRRHKNRWYS
- the LOC143218028 gene encoding uncharacterized protein LOC143218028 isoform X7, whose protein sequence is MLRCSRYPSAQQCLTVGIGEAIFIRGEFSTSIIHKQCSKGVFSGNWYRKDFVENQ